From one Enterococcus sp. DIV2402 genomic stretch:
- a CDS encoding flavocytochrome c: protein MKKIVSSLLIVSAFLLTACGSGNTNSSSASSATNSSTEKTSASSDANSGASEQEYTDPSQLKDSYDVIIVGAGGAGMAAAIQAKEAGANPVILEKMPIAGGNTLKSSGGMNASETKFQKEQGIEDSNDTFFEDTLKGGQETNDRDLLRYFVDHSADAIDWLDNMGITLNNISYSGGASVKRIHRPADGSAVGGYLVDGLIRNVHEREIPLFVNADVTKINETDDKISGVTVSINGEEKEINAKAVVVTTGGFGSNEEMITKYRPDLKGYVSTTSEGSTGDGIKMIEALGGQTVAMDQIQVHPTVVQKDGMLISETVRGEGAILVNQQGKRFFNELETRDKVSAAETELPEHYAYLIFDDALAKRAKQVDFYKEQGVVEEGATIEELAKKIDVPEETLKATLDTWNKAVADKKDEEFGRETAMDYDLTEGPFYAIQIAPGIHHTMGGVKINTETQVINKEDKTIPGLYAAGEVTGGLHGNNRIGGNAVADIIIFGRQAGNQSASFAKE, encoded by the coding sequence ATGAAAAAGATTGTAAGTAGTTTATTAATTGTTTCTGCTTTCTTGCTAACTGCTTGTGGTAGTGGTAACACAAATTCTAGTAGTGCAAGTAGTGCAACAAACTCATCTACTGAAAAAACGAGCGCTTCATCAGATGCAAATTCGGGCGCATCTGAACAAGAGTACACGGACCCGTCACAATTAAAAGATAGCTATGACGTTATCATTGTTGGTGCTGGTGGTGCAGGAATGGCAGCCGCGATACAAGCCAAAGAAGCCGGAGCAAATCCTGTTATTCTTGAAAAAATGCCAATCGCAGGTGGGAATACCTTAAAATCTTCTGGCGGAATGAATGCATCTGAAACTAAATTCCAAAAAGAACAAGGGATTGAAGATAGCAACGATACTTTTTTTGAAGATACATTAAAAGGTGGACAAGAAACCAATGATCGTGACCTACTTCGTTATTTCGTTGACCATTCAGCTGATGCCATTGATTGGTTAGATAATATGGGCATTACGTTGAATAATATTAGCTACAGTGGTGGTGCAAGTGTAAAACGTATCCATCGTCCAGCTGATGGTTCTGCTGTGGGTGGTTACTTAGTCGATGGATTAATTCGTAACGTTCATGAACGTGAAATTCCGTTATTCGTCAATGCTGATGTTACAAAAATTAATGAAACCGACGATAAAATTTCAGGTGTAACTGTTTCAATTAACGGTGAAGAAAAAGAAATCAATGCCAAAGCAGTTGTTGTAACAACAGGTGGTTTTGGTTCAAATGAAGAAATGATTACGAAATACCGTCCAGACTTAAAAGGTTATGTTAGTACGACTTCTGAAGGAAGCACTGGCGATGGCATTAAAATGATTGAAGCTTTAGGTGGGCAAACAGTCGCTATGGACCAAATTCAAGTCCATCCAACTGTTGTTCAAAAAGATGGGATGTTAATTAGTGAAACCGTTCGTGGTGAAGGAGCGATTTTGGTAAATCAGCAAGGGAAACGATTCTTTAACGAACTAGAAACACGCGACAAAGTTTCAGCTGCTGAAACTGAATTGCCTGAACATTATGCATATCTAATTTTCGATGACGCTTTAGCAAAAAGAGCAAAACAAGTAGACTTTTACAAAGAGCAAGGTGTTGTGGAAGAAGGTGCCACAATTGAAGAACTAGCGAAGAAAATTGATGTACCTGAAGAAACACTGAAAGCAACATTAGACACTTGGAATAAAGCAGTTGCTGATAAAAAAGATGAAGAATTTGGTCGTGAAACAGCCATGGATTACGATTTAACTGAGGGACCTTTCTATGCTATTCAAATTGCACCAGGAATTCACCATACAATGGGTGGCGTAAAAATTAATACCGAAACACAAGTGATTAACAAAGAAGACAAAACGATCCCTGGTTTATATGCAGCTGGTGAAGTAACAGGTGGTTTGCATGGAAATAACCGAATTGGTGGGAATGCCGTAGCTGATATTATTATCTTTGGCCGTCAAGCAGGAAATCAATCAGCAAGTTTTGCAAAAGAATAA
- a CDS encoding helix-turn-helix domain-containing protein: protein MFEIFLDKEEQKKYMFIKKLEESDSFTLSINEMMNELQTSNYVFKRLTQSLLMDFQRFDLDKLCAIEIIDQNIMLSSKEHNIAETLFELYIQESIKYRLVLQAFLQTYKSLNEFALTESISYPIAHKSQSELNKELQKLGFKINRRFQVEAENEVELRFWATELLLKIEKNNFLIYEKSDDFFINNQQKKLHFVNTTLFQKLHIKHTLFVIDTRIRHHYFIENDCEFEIIDNKLLPKELINTSRLFLERFQLSENILWNEIYALSRYYFSLESLTYPLELPSTFTISRWNSSFISALQKKFPRIWNYPEETNQLYKEIFYVHIDLLNKGKIHNYFINAEQVEYFKNRFPEIHAFLTIYISNLKETEPFLHDRRKYLFLNYMMTIITVLPLEAILDPVYIYIDFSQGRFYNHFIETLVTNFANIGAIVTPVVDRADIVITDSRRIATNVDKEFVFLLNLPQATDLEFLFQKIVDTRWWKKHESQSELR from the coding sequence ATGTTTGAAATTTTTTTGGATAAAGAAGAGCAAAAAAAGTATATGTTTATAAAAAAACTAGAAGAATCAGACAGTTTTACCTTATCGATCAATGAAATGATGAATGAATTGCAAACTTCGAATTATGTATTCAAACGACTTACCCAAAGTTTGCTAATGGATTTTCAGCGTTTTGATTTGGATAAATTATGTGCGATAGAGATTATTGACCAAAATATTATGTTGAGTTCTAAAGAACATAATATTGCTGAAACACTTTTTGAATTATATATTCAAGAATCAATCAAGTACCGCCTTGTGTTACAAGCCTTTTTACAAACGTATAAATCGTTAAATGAATTTGCTTTAACGGAATCAATTAGTTACCCAATTGCGCATAAAAGCCAAAGTGAACTAAACAAAGAATTACAAAAATTAGGATTTAAGATTAATCGACGCTTTCAAGTAGAAGCAGAAAATGAAGTGGAATTACGTTTTTGGGCAACAGAGCTTTTATTAAAAATTGAAAAAAATAATTTTTTAATTTATGAGAAAAGCGATGATTTTTTTATTAATAATCAACAGAAAAAATTACATTTTGTAAATACCACACTCTTTCAAAAGCTCCATATAAAACACACATTGTTTGTTATTGATACACGTATTAGACATCATTATTTCATAGAAAATGATTGCGAATTTGAAATTATCGACAATAAGCTTTTGCCAAAGGAATTGATAAATACTAGTCGGTTGTTTTTAGAGCGATTTCAATTGTCAGAAAATATACTATGGAATGAAATTTACGCATTGAGTCGCTATTATTTTAGTTTAGAAAGCCTTACTTACCCCTTAGAACTTCCGTCAACCTTTACGATAAGTCGTTGGAATAGCAGTTTCATTAGTGCTTTACAAAAGAAATTTCCTAGAATTTGGAATTATCCTGAAGAAACGAACCAATTATATAAAGAAATTTTTTATGTTCATATTGATTTGCTCAATAAAGGAAAAATCCATAATTACTTTATTAATGCAGAACAAGTGGAGTATTTTAAAAACAGATTTCCGGAAATACACGCATTTTTAACGATTTATATTTCTAACTTAAAAGAAACAGAACCCTTTTTGCATGACCGTAGAAAATATTTGTTTTTGAATTATATGATGACAATCATCACTGTTTTACCATTAGAAGCTATTTTAGATCCTGTTTATATTTATATTGATTTTTCTCAAGGCCGTTTTTACAATCATTTTATTGAAACATTAGTAACAAATTTTGCAAATATAGGAGCAATTGTGACACCTGTCGTGGATAGAGCGGATATTGTCATAACAGATAGTAGGCGCATAGCAACGAATGTCGACAAAGAATTTGTATTTTTGCTAAATTTACCTCAAGCAACTGATCTAGAGTTTCTATTTCAGAAGATTGTTGATACACGTTGGTGGAAAAAACATGAATCACAATCAGAATTACGATAA
- a CDS encoding metal ABC transporter permease subunit produces MISNFIDGLVNYHFLQNALITSVAIGMVAGAIGCFIILRGMSLMGDAISHAVLPGVALSYILGINFFIGAIVFGLLASVLITYISQNSVIKSDTAIGITFSSFLALGVILIGVANSSTDLFHILFGNVLAVQDSDKWITLGISVLVLVLIVLFFRPLLITSFDPMMAKAFGMKVEVYHYLLMMLLTLVSVTAMQSVGTILVVAMLVTPAATAYLFTKRLSHMLVLSSFLGGISSLIGLFIGYSFNIAAGSSIVLTAATMFVLGFLLSPKQRAKNGKKNWLFAAGLIALLGGGIALYTNLHATEETEDKLNVVVTNSILKDITEQIAGDHINLHSIVPVGKDPHEYEPLPEDVQKSTDADVLFYNGLNLETGGNAWFTKLMNNAKKTVNEDYFAVSDGVEVLYLEDEAAGKEDPHAWLNLENGMIYAENIAKHLSEKDPENASIYQENLTNYLALLTELDEEAKAKFASIPDDRKLIVTSEGCFKYFSKAYDVPSAYIWEINTEEEGTPDQIRLLVDRLKKSNVQSLFIESSVNPKPMQSVSKDSGIPIYSEIFTDSIAESGNDGDSYYAMMKWNLDKIYEGLAK; encoded by the coding sequence ATGATTAGTAATTTCATTGATGGATTAGTCAATTATCACTTTTTACAAAATGCTTTGATTACGTCTGTGGCGATTGGTATGGTTGCCGGAGCCATTGGTTGTTTTATTATTTTACGAGGCATGTCCTTGATGGGTGACGCGATTTCACATGCTGTATTACCAGGTGTGGCATTGTCTTATATTTTAGGCATAAATTTCTTTATCGGAGCGATTGTATTCGGTTTGCTTGCTTCGGTGTTGATTACGTATATTTCCCAAAATAGTGTCATTAAAAGTGATACGGCGATAGGGATTACGTTTAGTTCTTTCTTAGCTCTGGGAGTTATTTTAATCGGTGTAGCGAATAGTTCAACGGATTTATTCCATATTTTGTTCGGGAATGTATTAGCAGTTCAAGATAGTGATAAATGGATTACTTTAGGAATTAGTGTTCTTGTACTCGTTTTAATTGTTTTATTCTTCCGTCCGTTACTAATTACGTCATTTGATCCAATGATGGCGAAAGCCTTTGGAATGAAAGTGGAAGTTTACCATTATTTATTGATGATGTTATTAACGTTAGTTTCCGTTACTGCGATGCAAAGTGTCGGAACAATTTTAGTAGTCGCAATGTTAGTGACGCCAGCTGCAACGGCGTATCTATTTACCAAACGTTTGAGTCATATGTTAGTATTATCCAGCTTTTTAGGTGGAATTTCATCTCTTATTGGTTTGTTTATTGGGTATAGCTTTAACATTGCAGCAGGTTCAAGCATTGTTTTAACTGCCGCAACGATGTTTGTCTTAGGCTTTTTATTATCACCTAAACAACGTGCTAAAAATGGCAAGAAAAACTGGTTATTCGCTGCTGGTCTGATTGCTTTATTAGGTGGTGGAATTGCGTTATATACGAACCTACATGCTACCGAAGAAACAGAAGATAAATTAAATGTGGTCGTGACCAATTCCATTTTAAAAGATATTACAGAACAAATTGCTGGCGATCATATCAATTTACACAGTATTGTACCTGTGGGTAAAGATCCCCATGAATATGAACCTTTGCCCGAAGATGTGCAAAAATCAACAGATGCCGATGTCTTGTTTTATAATGGTTTGAACCTTGAAACAGGCGGCAATGCTTGGTTTACTAAACTGATGAATAATGCCAAGAAAACGGTCAATGAAGATTATTTTGCAGTCAGTGATGGTGTAGAGGTGCTTTATTTAGAAGATGAGGCGGCTGGAAAAGAAGATCCTCATGCGTGGCTGAATTTAGAAAATGGGATGATTTATGCAGAAAATATTGCAAAACATCTGAGTGAAAAGGACCCAGAAAATGCAAGTATTTATCAAGAAAATCTTACGAACTATCTCGCATTACTGACTGAATTAGATGAAGAAGCAAAAGCTAAATTTGCTTCTATTCCAGATGACCGCAAATTAATTGTGACGAGTGAAGGATGTTTCAAATACTTCTCGAAAGCCTATGATGTACCTTCTGCTTACATTTGGGAAATTAATACCGAAGAAGAAGGAACGCCAGATCAAATTCGTTTATTAGTCGATCGTTTGAAAAAATCAAATGTCCAATCTTTATTTATTGAAAGCAGCGTGAATCCTAAACCGATGCAAAGTGTTTCTAAAGATTCAGGAATTCCTATTTATTCTGAAATTTTTACGGATTCAATTGCAGAATCTGGCAATGATGGAGATAGCTATTATGCAATGATGAAATGGAATTTGGATAAGATTTATGAAGGATTAGCAAAATAA
- a CDS encoding DUF1858 domain-containing protein translates to MEIDLTKSVYEIVTLYPQVKEIMFEIGFKEIAQPGMLQTAGRYMTIPKGARMKKIPLEEIVATFKANGFTVKGE, encoded by the coding sequence ATGGAGATTGATTTAACAAAAAGTGTCTATGAAATAGTGACATTATATCCTCAAGTGAAGGAAATAATGTTTGAGATAGGATTTAAAGAAATTGCCCAACCAGGTATGTTGCAAACAGCAGGACGTTACATGACGATTCCTAAAGGAGCTAGGATGAAAAAAATTCCGTTAGAAGAAATCGTAGCAACGTTTAAAGCAAATGGTTTTACAGTGAAAGGAGAATAA
- a CDS encoding metallophosphoesterase, whose protein sequence is MYILYGIMITIALLLLYMVFIEPRRLKKKHYFIRKNKMQVLDISNAYDLYEENTNMIIAHISDTHFSRLYKPYRLNRVIRSIMQTSPDLIIFTGDLIDNYKKWPSSDTKRLIEKLKKMSAPMGKIAILGNHDYSGDGQYFVSEVLKESGFTLLKNEEIFGSNEHISINIAGVDDCIKGSPKFDFEATLAQWHLLLIHEPDSVQQVENLQNYDLILAGHSHGGQIRLPFVRYKHPGATTYKRGLYLFANKTLLSINNGLGMSVVPMRLGVPPEIIYYHLAKDEKIASKD, encoded by the coding sequence ATGTACATACTTTATGGGATAATGATTACAATCGCTCTTCTTCTTTTGTATATGGTCTTCATTGAGCCACGCCGATTGAAGAAAAAGCATTACTTTATCCGCAAAAATAAAATGCAAGTTCTAGATATTTCCAACGCTTACGATTTATATGAAGAAAATACCAATATGATTATTGCACATATTAGTGACACCCATTTTTCACGCTTATACAAACCCTATCGTTTAAATCGAGTAATTCGTTCGATTATGCAGACTTCACCTGATTTAATTATCTTTACTGGTGATTTAATTGACAACTATAAAAAATGGCCCAGTAGCGATACAAAACGTTTAATTGAAAAATTAAAAAAAATGTCTGCTCCCATGGGAAAAATTGCCATTTTAGGAAACCATGATTATTCTGGCGATGGTCAATATTTTGTCAGTGAAGTTCTTAAAGAATCTGGCTTTACGTTATTAAAAAACGAAGAAATTTTCGGATCCAATGAACATATTTCAATTAATATTGCAGGCGTAGATGATTGTATAAAAGGTTCACCCAAATTTGATTTTGAAGCAACTCTTGCTCAATGGCACTTGCTGTTAATCCATGAACCAGACAGCGTACAACAGGTTGAAAATCTTCAAAACTATGATTTGATTTTAGCCGGTCACAGTCATGGAGGACAAATTCGCTTGCCTTTTGTTCGCTATAAACATCCTGGTGCTACTACTTACAAAAGAGGTCTGTATTTATTTGCCAATAAAACCCTGCTGTCAATCAACAATGGTTTGGGAATGAGTGTCGTGCCTATGCGTTTAGGTGTTCCACCTGAAATTATCTATTATCATCTTGCAAAAGACGAAAAAATCGCATCGAAAGATTAA
- a CDS encoding metal ABC transporter ATP-binding protein encodes MLKFQQISASYDGIHQAVDKISFTVEKPAIVGIIGPNGAGKSTFIKAALHLISNTGETTIDGQPLKTVQKKIAYVEQKTAIDYTFPITVRECVSLGLYPQKTIFQRFTKNDWQKVDAALDLVKMSEFKERQIGELSGGQFQRVLIARTLVQDASYIFLDEPFVGIDATSEGIIMDLLQNFKAQGKTIFIVHHDLSKVEEYFDELVILNKELIAYGPTQEVFIEKNLVAAFGDSIFIRGGRLND; translated from the coding sequence ATGTTGAAGTTTCAACAAATTTCTGCTAGCTATGATGGGATTCATCAAGCGGTAGATAAAATATCTTTTACAGTTGAAAAACCAGCTATTGTGGGAATTATAGGTCCCAACGGCGCAGGGAAATCAACGTTTATTAAAGCAGCATTACATTTAATTTCAAATACAGGGGAAACGACAATTGATGGACAACCATTAAAAACTGTCCAGAAAAAAATTGCTTATGTAGAACAAAAAACGGCAATTGATTATACCTTTCCCATTACTGTTCGTGAGTGTGTTTCATTGGGACTGTATCCTCAAAAAACGATTTTTCAACGTTTTACCAAAAATGATTGGCAAAAAGTTGATGCAGCTTTGGACTTAGTTAAAATGAGTGAGTTTAAAGAACGTCAAATTGGAGAGCTTTCAGGTGGTCAATTTCAACGTGTCTTAATTGCACGAACACTTGTCCAAGATGCTTCATACATTTTCCTAGATGAACCTTTTGTAGGAATTGATGCAACGAGTGAAGGCATTATTATGGATTTGCTACAAAATTTTAAAGCACAAGGCAAAACCATTTTTATTGTGCATCATGATTTAAGCAAAGTTGAAGAATATTTTGATGAATTAGTTATTTTAAATAAAGAGTTAATTGCTTATGGACCTACACAAGAAGTATTTATAGAAAAGAATTTAGTTGCAGCATTTGGCGATTCTATTTTTATTAGAGGAGGTCGTTTAAATGATTAG
- the rsmA gene encoding 16S rRNA (adenine(1518)-N(6)/adenine(1519)-N(6))-dimethyltransferase RsmA — MNEKREIAVPSRTKEILAKHGFTFKKSLGQNFLTEPNILRKIVETADITEQTNVIEVGPGIGALTEHLAKNARQVLAFEIDDRLIPVLADTLQDYPNVQVIHQDVLAADLIHVTQEKFEADLPIKVVANLPYYITTPIMMHFLESGLPVAEMVVMMQKEVADRISAKPGTKAYGSLSIAVQYYMEAKLAFIVPKTVFVPQPNVDSAILKLTRRATPAVEVTDEKEFFKLTKAAFQLRRKTLWNNLQNNYGKDEATKKWLQASLEAAEIDPSRRGETLTLAEFAALSNEMEAKKPL, encoded by the coding sequence GTGAACGAAAAAAGAGAAATTGCTGTCCCATCAAGAACAAAAGAAATTCTTGCAAAACACGGTTTTACATTCAAAAAAAGTCTTGGACAGAACTTTTTAACAGAACCGAATATTTTACGCAAAATTGTTGAAACAGCAGATATTACCGAACAAACCAATGTTATTGAAGTCGGACCTGGAATTGGTGCATTAACTGAACATCTAGCAAAAAATGCGCGCCAAGTTTTAGCATTTGAAATTGATGATCGCTTAATTCCCGTATTAGCAGATACTTTACAAGATTATCCAAACGTTCAAGTAATTCATCAAGATGTCTTGGCAGCGGATTTAATTCATGTTACACAGGAAAAATTTGAAGCAGACTTACCAATTAAAGTAGTTGCTAATCTCCCTTACTATATTACGACACCAATTATGATGCACTTTTTAGAATCTGGCTTACCCGTTGCTGAAATGGTCGTGATGATGCAAAAAGAAGTTGCAGACCGTATTTCAGCTAAGCCTGGAACTAAAGCATATGGTTCATTATCTATTGCTGTTCAGTATTATATGGAAGCAAAATTAGCTTTTATCGTACCCAAAACGGTTTTTGTTCCTCAACCTAATGTTGATTCGGCGATTTTAAAATTAACACGTCGAGCAACACCTGCAGTTGAAGTAACCGATGAAAAAGAATTTTTCAAATTAACCAAAGCAGCTTTCCAATTACGCCGTAAAACACTTTGGAATAATTTGCAAAATAATTATGGGAAAGATGAAGCAACTAAAAAATGGCTACAAGCTAGTCTAGAAGCAGCTGAAATTGATCCTTCACGCCGCGGAGAAACATTAACTTTAGCTGAATTTGCCGCATTAAGTAATGAAATGGAAGCAAAAAAACCGCTATAG
- a CDS encoding TatD family hydrolase, giving the protein MIFDSHTHLNAEQFNDDIPETIARANELGVTEMAVVGFDYPTIEKSLQLSQTYQDIYSIIGWHPTEAGSYTKEAEAFLQERLTQPKVVALGEIGLDYYWMEDPKDIQEKVFRRQISIAKEHGLPISIHMRDAIEDTYRILKDADIREIGGIMHSFSGDDIWAQKFLDLGMHLSFSGVVTFKKALEVQAAAKVVPWDRLLVETDAPYLAPVPYRGRRNEPGYTRFVVEKIAELREVTFEEVAKQTTANAHRLFGIER; this is encoded by the coding sequence ATGATTTTTGATTCACATACACATTTAAACGCTGAGCAATTTAATGATGATATTCCTGAAACGATTGCTCGTGCCAATGAATTAGGCGTAACGGAAATGGCTGTTGTTGGATTTGATTATCCAACAATTGAAAAATCCTTACAATTAAGCCAAACATATCAGGATATCTATAGTATCATTGGCTGGCATCCAACTGAAGCAGGAAGTTATACAAAAGAAGCTGAGGCATTCTTACAAGAACGTTTAACACAACCAAAAGTGGTAGCGTTAGGTGAAATTGGCTTGGATTATTATTGGATGGAAGATCCAAAAGACATACAAGAAAAGGTTTTTCGTCGTCAAATTTCGATTGCTAAAGAACATGGCCTACCTATTAGTATTCATATGCGTGATGCTATTGAAGATACGTATCGGATTTTAAAAGATGCAGATATTCGTGAAATTGGTGGAATTATGCATAGCTTTAGTGGCGATGATATTTGGGCACAGAAATTTTTAGATTTAGGGATGCACCTTTCATTTAGTGGCGTTGTAACGTTTAAAAAAGCGTTAGAAGTTCAAGCAGCAGCAAAAGTTGTTCCGTGGGATCGACTCTTAGTTGAAACAGATGCGCCTTATTTAGCACCTGTTCCGTATCGAGGGAGAAGGAATGAACCTGGCTATACACGTTTTGTCGTTGAAAAAATTGCAGAATTGCGTGAAGTGACTTTTGAAGAGGTAGCAAAACAAACAACGGCAAATGCCCATCGTTTGTTTGGGATTGAGCGATGA
- the rnmV gene encoding ribonuclease M5 codes for MSKLAIEEIIVVEGKDDTRRIQEVVEADTIETIGSAINEDILEQIAHAQETRGVIIFTDPDFSGEKIRKTIMEVVPDAKHAFLPRSQAKGKRKGASLGVEHASNEAILEALRKVVTPVTNQELGIPRQALLDYGLIAGQQAKERREKLGDELRIGYTNGKQLAKRLAMFRITEEELAEAMKKVEEIL; via the coding sequence ATGAGTAAATTAGCGATTGAAGAAATCATTGTCGTTGAAGGCAAAGACGACACTCGCCGTATTCAAGAAGTTGTTGAGGCAGATACAATTGAAACAATTGGTTCGGCGATTAACGAGGACATTTTGGAACAAATTGCTCATGCGCAAGAAACACGCGGGGTCATTATTTTTACGGATCCTGATTTTTCTGGTGAGAAAATTCGTAAGACAATCATGGAGGTTGTTCCGGATGCTAAGCATGCATTTTTACCAAGAAGCCAAGCAAAAGGAAAGCGCAAAGGGGCAAGTTTAGGTGTTGAGCATGCTAGTAATGAAGCGATTTTAGAGGCATTACGCAAAGTTGTTACGCCTGTAACCAACCAAGAACTAGGTATTCCTCGTCAAGCGTTGCTAGATTATGGCTTAATCGCAGGTCAGCAAGCGAAAGAGCGTCGCGAAAAATTAGGCGATGAATTACGAATAGGCTATACAAATGGCAAACAATTAGCGAAACGTTTAGCGATGTTTCGAATTACCGAAGAAGAATTAGCAGAAGCAATGAAAAAAGTGGAGGAAATCCTGTGA
- a CDS encoding DUF438 domain-containing protein has translation MKRTREERQKRIVEILSLLHEGGSFEEAKRLFNEEFDGVDVTEITAAEKALIQSGLNPAEIQKLCNIHAAVFKGSINDIHHSSAAYAQPGHPVHTLKLENQVLQSLLTDEIDSLLVKISKGDWSVKERLISALTDLLQIEKHYTRKETLIFSYMEKYGITAPPQVMWGVDDDIRAMAKELVAYTKGEKVAYNPLVEKWVTVKNEIEEMIFKEEEIMVPMILDVFSLKDWEKIASDSFEIGFAYIPEPLPFKASQEDIAKELAREPLRLAAIQQAKETTDAIAAGLKSESIAMEETYDWEQTNTADTVVLPTGVLQLKQLIALFQALPVDLTYVDENDRVRFYSEGKERIFPRTKSVIGREVVNCHPPKSMHMVQQILDDFRSGTRDQADFWIDLGPKKIYIRYFALKDTDAQYLGCLEVTQDITEIQTIAGQNRLLEDFTK, from the coding sequence ATGAAACGAACACGAGAAGAACGTCAAAAAAGAATTGTTGAAATTTTATCCTTGTTACATGAAGGTGGTTCTTTTGAAGAGGCCAAACGTTTATTTAATGAAGAGTTTGATGGTGTAGATGTCACAGAAATCACAGCTGCTGAAAAAGCGTTAATTCAAAGTGGCTTAAATCCTGCCGAAATTCAAAAACTGTGTAATATTCATGCTGCTGTTTTTAAAGGATCAATTAATGATATTCATCACTCAAGTGCAGCTTACGCTCAACCGGGTCATCCAGTACATACCTTGAAATTAGAAAATCAAGTATTACAATCTCTGTTGACGGATGAGATAGATAGTTTATTAGTAAAAATTTCAAAAGGTGATTGGTCAGTAAAAGAGCGTCTCATTAGCGCATTAACGGATTTGTTACAAATTGAAAAGCATTATACTCGTAAAGAAACACTGATTTTTTCTTATATGGAAAAATATGGCATCACAGCTCCTCCACAAGTGATGTGGGGCGTAGATGACGATATTCGTGCAATGGCCAAAGAACTAGTCGCTTATACAAAAGGAGAAAAAGTTGCCTATAATCCATTAGTTGAAAAATGGGTGACTGTAAAAAATGAAATTGAAGAAATGATTTTTAAAGAAGAAGAAATTATGGTGCCAATGATTTTAGATGTGTTTAGCTTAAAAGATTGGGAAAAAATTGCTTCAGATAGTTTCGAAATTGGCTTTGCGTATATTCCAGAACCATTACCATTTAAAGCAAGTCAAGAAGATATAGCCAAAGAGCTGGCACGTGAGCCTTTACGATTAGCAGCTATTCAGCAAGCCAAAGAAACAACTGATGCTATTGCTGCTGGATTAAAGAGTGAATCAATTGCTATGGAAGAAACCTACGACTGGGAACAAACGAATACTGCAGATACTGTGGTTTTACCCACAGGAGTGTTACAGCTTAAACAACTGATTGCCTTGTTTCAAGCATTACCAGTTGATCTAACGTATGTTGATGAAAATGACCGTGTTCGTTTTTATTCAGAAGGTAAGGAGCGCATTTTCCCTCGTACAAAATCAGTCATTGGTCGTGAAGTGGTCAATTGTCATCCACCAAAAAGTATGCACATGGTCCAACAAATTTTAGATGATTTTCGTTCAGGAACACGTGACCAAGCGGATTTTTGGATTGATTTAGGACCGAAGAAAATTTATATTCGTTATTTTGCACTGAAAGACACAGACGCTCAGTATTTAGGCTGTTTAGAAGTCACACAAGATATTACAGAAATTCAAACAATAGCTGGACAAAATCGATTGTTAGAAGATTTTACAAAATAA